One stretch of Halobacillus litoralis DNA includes these proteins:
- a CDS encoding alpha/beta fold hydrolase: MILHTEVAGDGEPLVFLHTGLQTGKTDFDKQREYFSSKYQVISPDLRGHGESPSDDLEDYFNKAADDLAETFRSLEINHAHITGCSFGALVAIFLAKRHPEFVWTLTISGVTPLKPDNWKSMNEEESKFRLNLLKDEETCAYFDSLHGNGWQRFIHMGQDDEWYPFEAIRSIQSLNMPILYVIGEGLEHEVNGLMDYKEQSDSVHTAVLPYASHLVHSEQPDLYNKTLEVFLSNWES; this comes from the coding sequence ATGATTTTACATACAGAGGTGGCAGGAGACGGTGAACCTCTCGTCTTCCTGCACACCGGCTTACAAACGGGAAAAACGGATTTTGATAAGCAACGGGAGTATTTCTCCTCGAAATACCAGGTGATTTCACCTGATTTACGTGGGCATGGGGAATCGCCGTCTGATGATTTGGAGGACTATTTCAACAAGGCAGCCGACGATTTGGCAGAAACGTTTCGTTCATTAGAAATCAATCATGCTCATATCACGGGGTGTTCATTCGGAGCACTTGTAGCGATCTTTCTAGCAAAAAGACACCCTGAATTTGTGTGGACTTTGACGATTTCAGGGGTGACTCCACTCAAGCCGGACAATTGGAAATCTATGAATGAAGAAGAGTCAAAGTTCCGCCTGAACCTATTAAAAGACGAAGAGACATGTGCCTATTTCGATTCGCTTCACGGAAATGGGTGGCAAAGGTTTATTCATATGGGACAGGACGACGAATGGTACCCGTTTGAAGCGATCCGTTCCATTCAGTCACTGAACATGCCCATCCTTTATGTGATCGGGGAAGGACTGGAGCATGAGGTTAACGGCTTGATGGATTACAAAGAACAATCGGATTCTGTTCATACAGCCGTTCTACCCTATGCTTCTCACTTGGTCCATTCAGAACAACCCGATTTATACAATAAGACGTTGGAAGTGTTCCTTTCCAATTGGGAATCCTAG
- a CDS encoding metallophosphoesterase family protein, which translates to MKRFAVMTDVHGNIYALQAVLRDIKEQNVDFTVCTGDLIGIGPFSNQVCEWLYSLKDTEIVTGNHDEAVLALMNGEPYPESRINVKEHHQWIADRLYKRYARWLERLPRQIVTEIEARTFQFTHYPMDTKASNLPINEDPFDQIGPPNGVNFSRLVELEAETVLCFGHDHDDHHFSMNERVFFNPGALGCNNVPYARYGIIEVDNGNVRFIKRQVPYPMATYLEHLNRIDFPRKEVILKIFQKNRRTHHDTTETHCISSDYYNE; encoded by the coding sequence ATGAAGAGGTTTGCTGTGATGACAGATGTCCATGGAAATATCTATGCCTTACAAGCTGTGCTTCGTGATATCAAAGAACAGAATGTAGATTTCACGGTGTGTACGGGAGACCTGATAGGGATCGGTCCTTTTTCCAATCAAGTGTGCGAATGGTTATATTCCTTAAAGGACACAGAAATTGTGACTGGAAATCATGATGAAGCGGTTCTTGCCCTTATGAATGGTGAGCCTTATCCTGAAAGTAGGATCAATGTGAAAGAGCATCATCAGTGGATTGCCGATCGATTGTATAAGAGATACGCAAGATGGTTGGAAAGACTACCACGGCAGATTGTTACAGAGATCGAAGCACGTACATTTCAGTTCACACACTATCCTATGGACACAAAAGCAAGTAACCTGCCTATAAATGAAGATCCATTCGACCAAATCGGTCCACCGAATGGAGTAAACTTTTCACGATTGGTTGAATTAGAAGCGGAGACTGTCCTATGCTTCGGTCATGACCATGATGACCACCATTTTTCCATGAACGAGAGGGTATTTTTTAATCCAGGTGCTTTGGGTTGTAACAACGTACCTTATGCACGCTATGGAATCATAGAAGTAGACAATGGAAATGTCCGGTTCATCAAGCGTCAAGTGCCTTATCCAATGGCTACATACTTAGAACACTTAAATCGGATCGACTTCCCGCGCAAGGAAGTGATTCTGAAGATTTTTCAAAAAAATAGGAGGACCCATCATGACACCACCGAAACACATTGTATCAGCAGCGACTATTATAACGAATGA
- a CDS encoding NUDIX hydrolase has protein sequence MTPPKHIVSAATIITNEEKEVLLIKGPKRGWEMPGGQVEEGESLKAAAIRETKEECGLEVEVTRFCGVFQNVDRSICNTLFLGKAVGGTLRTTDEALEVGFFPLEKAREMVTWGNFWERIELCLDESRQPFLVDF, from the coding sequence ATGACACCACCGAAACACATTGTATCAGCAGCGACTATTATAACGAATGAAGAAAAGGAAGTACTCCTAATTAAAGGACCGAAGCGGGGCTGGGAGATGCCTGGAGGTCAAGTGGAGGAAGGCGAATCATTGAAAGCGGCCGCGATCAGAGAAACGAAAGAAGAGTGCGGGTTGGAAGTTGAAGTCACTAGGTTTTGCGGTGTGTTTCAAAACGTCGATCGTTCTATTTGCAACACGCTGTTCTTAGGAAAAGCGGTTGGAGGAACATTGAGGACGACAGATGAAGCGTTGGAAGTCGGTTTCTTTCCATTGGAGAAAGCGCGTGAAATGGTAACATGGGGCAACTTCTGGGAGAGAATCGAGCTCTGTTTAGATGAAAGCCGTCAGCCATTTTTAGTGGACTTCTGA
- a CDS encoding NAD(P)H-dependent oxidoreductase, with the protein MSDKETKKQEILDAAKFRHATKQFDPDQTIPEDDFKFILEVGRLSPSSFGFEPWRFVVVQNPELRQKIKETAWGAYGKLPDASHFVIFLARTRKDTQYDSEYLQDHFKNVKQLPDDFLEKYLSRIEEFQKEDFDLLEGDRPLYDWAGKQTYIALSNMMTAAAEIGIDSCPIEGFNMTKMNELLENEGLLEDGSFRISVMCAFGYRAQEQPEKSRRSLDDVVKWVE; encoded by the coding sequence ATGAGTGACAAAGAAACGAAAAAGCAGGAAATTCTAGACGCGGCCAAGTTCAGGCATGCGACCAAGCAATTTGACCCGGATCAAACTATTCCAGAAGATGATTTCAAATTCATCCTGGAAGTCGGCCGGTTATCTCCAAGCTCGTTCGGTTTTGAACCTTGGCGTTTTGTCGTCGTTCAGAATCCTGAACTGAGACAAAAAATCAAAGAAACGGCCTGGGGAGCGTATGGGAAACTTCCAGATGCCAGTCACTTCGTCATTTTCCTAGCAAGGACGAGGAAAGATACCCAGTACGATTCCGAATACTTGCAAGATCACTTCAAGAACGTTAAACAGTTGCCCGATGATTTTCTGGAAAAATACTTGAGCCGGATCGAAGAGTTTCAAAAAGAAGATTTCGACCTTCTAGAAGGCGATCGCCCTCTTTATGACTGGGCTGGAAAGCAAACGTATATTGCTCTATCCAACATGATGACAGCTGCAGCTGAAATCGGCATCGACTCCTGCCCGATTGAAGGTTTCAATATGACCAAAATGAATGAACTCCTGGAAAACGAAGGCCTTCTCGAGGACGGAAGCTTCCGCATTTCCGTCATGTGTGCATTCGGTTACCGTGCACAGGAGCAGCCTGAAAAGTCACGCCGTTCTCTCGACGATGTCGTGAAATGGGTGGAATAA
- a CDS encoding YczE/YyaS/YitT family protein, producing the protein MLYRATVYLVGMFINFFGVALLINATLGAGFWTSFFIGVSDHFGYTVGFWYGAFQLIIIFINAKLMNSLPESRAVVPVFLESLILDFWLEFVFAPVNLSTAPFALQVVTLFAGVGFIGLGVAIYILPQFPRAPVDQLFLGGKFQVSVESSDRSNFGGGDYDKPCLGHWWAGRIGHPCTDALSRARNSIFLHESVSDLLSLAPWRRNCIPGSRLKQKS; encoded by the coding sequence ATGCTTTATCGTGCCACGGTTTACCTTGTCGGAATGTTCATCAATTTCTTTGGAGTCGCGCTACTCATCAACGCTACGCTCGGTGCTGGTTTCTGGACCTCGTTTTTCATCGGGGTATCCGATCACTTCGGTTATACCGTCGGGTTTTGGTACGGAGCTTTTCAACTGATCATCATCTTCATCAATGCCAAATTGATGAATTCCCTGCCTGAATCGAGGGCGGTCGTTCCTGTGTTTCTGGAAAGTTTGATTTTGGACTTTTGGTTGGAATTTGTATTTGCTCCGGTCAACTTGTCCACCGCCCCATTCGCTTTGCAAGTCGTGACGCTGTTTGCGGGAGTCGGATTCATCGGATTGGGAGTTGCCATCTATATCCTGCCTCAATTCCCGAGAGCTCCAGTCGATCAGCTGTTCCTTGGCGGTAAGTTCCAGGTTTCAGTTGAGTCTTCAGACAGGTCAAACTTTGGTGGCGGTGATTATGACAAGCCTTGCCTTGGCCATTGGTGGGCCGGTCGGATTGGGCACCCTTGCACCGATGCTCTTTCTCGGGCCCGTAATTCAATATTTCTACACGAGAGCGTATCCGATCTATTATCGCTTGCACCCTGGAGGAGAAACTGCATACCAGGAAGCCGTCTAAAGCAAAAGTCATGA
- a CDS encoding ABC-F family ATP-binding cassette domain-containing protein yields MSLLTVKNLSHGFGDRAIFDDVSFRLLKGEHIGLIGANGEGKSTFMNIITGKLEPDAGKITWSKRIRIGYLDQHADLKQGMTIRDVLRTAFQYLFDMEQEMNDLFAKMGEVDPDELQDLLEETGVLQDMLTNNDFYTIDAKVEEVANGLGLNEIGLDRDVHDLSGGQRTKVLLAKLLLEKPEILLLDEPTNYLDVEHIEWLRTYLQEYENAFILISHDIPFLNSVVNLIYHMENQELSRYPGDYDEFLRVYDMKKQQLEAAYKKQQKEIANLKDFVARNKANAATSKMAMSRQKKLDKMDVIELDAEKPKPQFNFKQARTPGKYLFETKDLVIGYDEPLSRPLNLSMERGQKIALSGANGIGKTTLLKSILGEIQPVSGSVELGEHLHIGYFEQELKEIGDNTCIEEVWEEFRHFTQYEVRAALAKCGLTRKHIESKVQVLSGGEKAKVRLCKLINKETNLLVLDEPTNHLDVDAKAELKRALKEYKGSVMLISHEPEFYEDVVTDVWNCEDWTTKVF; encoded by the coding sequence ATGAGCTTACTCACAGTGAAAAACTTGAGCCACGGCTTCGGGGATCGTGCGATCTTTGATGACGTGTCTTTTCGTTTGTTAAAAGGAGAACACATCGGCTTGATCGGAGCGAATGGTGAAGGCAAGTCGACTTTCATGAATATCATTACAGGAAAACTCGAACCGGATGCCGGAAAGATCACCTGGTCGAAGCGGATCCGTATCGGGTACCTTGATCAGCATGCCGATTTAAAACAGGGCATGACGATCCGCGATGTTTTGCGGACAGCTTTCCAATACTTGTTCGACATGGAGCAGGAGATGAACGACCTTTTTGCCAAGATGGGGGAAGTCGATCCGGATGAACTCCAGGACCTATTGGAAGAGACCGGCGTCCTTCAGGATATGCTGACAAATAACGACTTTTATACGATTGATGCCAAGGTGGAAGAAGTCGCGAACGGACTCGGTCTGAACGAAATCGGACTTGACCGTGATGTCCATGACCTCAGTGGCGGACAGCGGACGAAAGTCCTGCTTGCGAAACTGTTACTGGAAAAGCCGGAAATTCTACTTCTCGATGAGCCGACCAACTACCTCGATGTCGAACACATCGAATGGCTGAGAACGTATTTGCAGGAATATGAGAATGCCTTCATCCTCATTTCCCACGACATCCCGTTCCTAAACAGTGTCGTCAACTTGATCTATCATATGGAAAACCAGGAGCTGAGCCGCTACCCTGGCGATTATGATGAATTCCTTCGAGTCTATGACATGAAGAAACAGCAGTTGGAAGCCGCCTACAAAAAGCAACAGAAAGAAATCGCCAACCTGAAGGACTTCGTCGCCCGAAACAAAGCGAATGCGGCGACAAGTAAAATGGCGATGAGCCGGCAGAAGAAATTGGATAAGATGGACGTCATTGAACTTGATGCCGAAAAGCCGAAACCGCAATTCAATTTCAAGCAAGCACGTACACCAGGAAAATATTTGTTTGAAACGAAAGACCTTGTCATCGGTTATGATGAGCCTCTCTCCAGGCCCCTCAACCTATCAATGGAACGCGGGCAGAAAATCGCCTTGTCCGGAGCGAACGGCATCGGAAAAACGACCTTGCTGAAAAGTATTCTTGGTGAAATCCAGCCGGTTTCAGGTTCCGTGGAGCTTGGCGAGCATTTGCACATCGGTTACTTTGAACAAGAGTTGAAAGAGATCGGAGACAACACGTGTATCGAGGAAGTATGGGAAGAGTTCCGTCACTTCACCCAATACGAGGTGCGCGCGGCACTTGCGAAATGCGGACTGACTCGTAAACATATCGAGAGTAAAGTCCAAGTATTGAGCGGTGGCGAAAAAGCGAAGGTGCGCCTCTGCAAATTGATCAATAAAGAAACGAACCTGCTCGTACTCGATGAGCCTACGAACCACCTGGATGTGGATGCCAAAGCTGAGTTGAAGCGAGCGTTGAAGGAGTACAAAGGAAGTGTGATGCTTATCTCACACGAACCTGAATTTTACGAAGATGTCGTCACAGATGTTTGGAACTGCGAAGACTGGACGACAAAAGTCTTTTAA
- a CDS encoding NAD(P)/FAD-dependent oxidoreductase, with protein sequence MSYDCVIIGGGIAGLQAGIMLGRYRHRVLMIDSGRGRSSLCHRYNNIVGFPDGVSGRQLRQDGIKQAQSSGAEIMEGKVIDVHSNFIVETEEGKPFPTRSILFATGIEEKFPPIPGIKECLGLSVYVCPDCDGFEIIGEKTAVVGEGEAGAQMALTLKDWSGEIIFFNHGGAPLSLETQGKLREHRVLVQQAEVIKFEHHRGVLEAIHTEGGHRLDIGKAFLAFGGNRIQSDIAIKLGAEANDKGHLLVHPRTKMTNIEGVWAAGDVVDHTQFVTTAMGDGAQAAVWIHKWLKGAR encoded by the coding sequence TTGTCTTATGATTGTGTCATCATCGGTGGAGGCATCGCCGGTTTGCAGGCAGGTATCATGCTTGGAAGGTATCGGCACCGAGTGTTAATGATCGATAGTGGCCGTGGGCGTTCCAGTCTTTGTCATAGGTATAACAATATTGTCGGGTTTCCGGATGGAGTCAGCGGCCGACAGCTACGCCAGGACGGGATCAAACAAGCACAATCCTCCGGGGCGGAAATAATGGAAGGAAAAGTCATCGATGTCCACTCAAATTTCATCGTTGAAACGGAAGAAGGGAAACCCTTTCCTACTCGGTCGATTTTGTTTGCTACAGGGATTGAAGAAAAATTCCCGCCTATCCCCGGTATTAAGGAATGTCTGGGGTTATCCGTATATGTTTGTCCGGATTGTGATGGATTTGAAATCATTGGTGAAAAGACGGCTGTCGTAGGAGAAGGAGAAGCGGGTGCGCAAATGGCACTCACTTTGAAAGACTGGAGCGGGGAGATTATTTTCTTTAATCATGGCGGGGCACCTCTATCCCTTGAGACGCAGGGGAAGCTTCGGGAGCACAGGGTCCTTGTCCAGCAGGCAGAAGTCATTAAGTTCGAGCATCACAGAGGTGTACTGGAAGCGATTCATACAGAAGGCGGTCACCGTTTGGATATAGGTAAAGCTTTTCTTGCTTTCGGTGGAAATAGGATTCAATCGGATATAGCGATCAAGCTTGGGGCTGAAGCAAACGATAAAGGCCACCTCCTTGTGCATCCCAGGACGAAAATGACCAATATCGAAGGAGTATGGGCCGCGGGTGATGTGGTGGATCACACTCAATTCGTCACAACAGCCATGGGTGACGGGGCACAGGCGGCGGTCTGGATACACAAATGGTTGAAAGGTGCAAGGTGA